AATCCTGCACGCCGTGGTCGCCGCCGAAGTAGAAGTTGTTGAGCCAGTTGGTGCGTTGCTCGTTGCCGGATGCGATCGCGTCGAGCTCGTCTTCCATCGCCGCGGTGAAGTCGTAGTCGACGAGCCGGCCGAAATGCTGCTCCAGCAGCCCGGTGACGGCGAACGCAACCCACGAGGGCACCAGCGCGCTGCCCTTCTTGTGCACGTAGCCGCGGTCCTGGATGGTCTTGATGATCGACGTGTACGTCGACGGGCGGCCGATGCCCAGCTCCTCGAGGGTTTTTATCAACGACGCCTCGGTGAAGCGGGCCGGCGGGTTGGTGGCGTGGCCGTCGGGAGTGAGCTCGAGGGCGGCCAGCCGCTGTCCCTCGGTGAGTTGGGGCAGCCGGCGCTCGGCGTCGTCGGCCTCGCCGCCGGCCAATTCGTCCACGGTTTCCACGTAGGCCTTCAGGAAGCCGGCGAAGGTGATGGTGCGACCGCTGGCCGAGAACACCACCTCTGTTGGGGTCTGCGACCCCGTTGACAGGCCGTTGATCCGCAGGCTCAGCGTCGTACCGCGCGCGTCCGCCATCTGCGAGGCCACGGTGCGCTGCCAGATCAACTCGTAGAGGCGGAACTCGTCGCCGTCGAGTTCACGGCGCACCGCGTCCGGTGTCGCGAACGTTTCACCCGCCGGCCGGATCGCCTCGTGCGCCTCCTGAGCGTTCTTCACCTTCCGGGTGTACTGCCGCGGCGACGGGGACACGTACTCGTCGCCGTAAAGCTGACGCGCCTGATTGCGCGCCGCGTTGATCGCCGACTGCGACAGCGTCGTCGAGTCGGTACGCATATAGGTGATGTAGCCGTTTTCGTAGAGCCGCTGGGCGATGCTCATCGTCCGCTCCGACGAGAAGCGCAGCTTGCGGCCGGCCTCCTGCTGCAGCGTCGACGTCATGAACGGCGCGTAGGGACGCCGGGTGTAGGGCTTCTCCTCGACCGAGGCCACGGACAGCTGCGCGCCACGCAAACCGCTGGCCAGCTCCGTCGCTACCGCTTCGTCGAGCACGGTCACTTCATCGGCCTTGCGCAGCTTGCCCAGCGAGTCGAAATCACGGCCGGTGGCGACCCGCAATCCGCCTACCGAGGTCAGGCGAGCGATGAAGGTGGGCGGCTGGGCGTTCGGGTCGGACACGCTGGCGTCCAGCTGGGCAACGATGTCCCAGTACGAGGCGCTGCGGAACGCCATGCGGTCGCGTTCGCGCTGCACGATGATGCGGGTGGCCACGGACTGCACCCGGCCCGCCGACAGCCTGGGCGCGACCTTCTTCCACAGCACCGGACTGACCTCGTAGCCGTACAGCCGGTCCAGGATGCGACGGGTTTCCTGCGCGTCGACCAGGTCGATGTCGAGGTCGCGGGGGTTTTGCGCGGCCTCGAGGATGGCCGGCTCGGTGATCTCGTGGAACACCATCCGCTTGACCGGGATGCGCGGCTTCAGCGTTTCCATCAGGTGCCAGGCGATGGCCTCGCCCTCGCGGTCACCATCCGTGGCCAGATAGAGCTCGTCGACGTCCTTGAGCAGGCCCTTGAGCTCGGTGACCGTACTCTTCTTCTCCGGGCTGATGATGTAGAGCGGTTCGAAGTCCGCGTCCACGTTGACCCCGAGCCGGGCCCAGGGCTCCGACTTGAACTTGGCGGGCACGTCGGCGGCGGCTCTGGGCAGGTCACGGATGTGCCCTCGCGACGACTCAACGATGTAGGCGGAGCCCAGGTAGCCCGCGAGTTTGCGCGCTTTCGTCGGCGACTCGACGATGACAAGTCGCCTCGGGCTGCCATTGCCGCTGCTGTCGCGGCCTACTGTCGGGTCAGCCACCTGCGCTTACGCTCCATCTCTTCTCTCGGTCCCGGTTCGAGACCGCCCTGCAGGAAGAATGACAGGCAGACGTCTGAAATTCCGCTGAAATTCAGATACGCCGGCGTTCCTTCCCTTCGGGCACCTGACAATTTCGCACCCGGAGGTAGGCCGACGCAAACCGACTCCCCAAAAACGCAGATCCTAACGACGACCAGACCCGTGTGGCGGGTGCTGTCCCCGGCGCCCGGGCCGCCCGGCTAAACGCGGGGCCACAGCTCCAACGCCTCGTCGCCGTCAGGATGTTCCCCCACGTTCTCTACCAGCCGCGATAGCCTGCGGCGGCCGCTGATCCGTAGCGCGGGGCGCCCGCCGCGGGTGCCGATCAGGGTGGGCGCGATCCCGACCCGCATCAGGGCCGACGCCAGCGGCGAATGGGTGTCGGGCGCGTGGGGATCCAGGCCCAGCTGATAGTGGTCGCCCTCGGGAGTCCCGGCCGCAATGGTCCAGGCTCGCAACTCGCGCGGGCCGGGCAGCCAGCGCGGTGGCACCGTCTTGACCGCGCCGCGGGTCCACTCGGCGGCGATCGCGGTCAACGACGGGTCGACCGCGGTGCGCACCAGCGGCGTGTCTTCGTCGGTGCGGCCGATCTCGGGGACCAAGCCGGCCTCGGCGATCATCTCCGCCAGTGCCGAGGCACGCCAGAGCTGATCCACGACCACCGACAGCCGGGCCCCACGGGCCCCAGAGACGTCGGAGGCGCCCACCGTCACGATTTGGCCAGAGGCCGCCAGCACTCCGCACAGATCGGCGACCGCGGGGGGCACCGCCTCCGCTGTGAAGAAGGAAAGCTGGCTCACCACACCGACAGTAAGCCAGGTCTTCGATCCCCGCCTTAAGGCATTCGGCGCGGCGGCCGGCGTTGCGCGGCCGCCGCTTCCGGCCGGAGGTTGCGGAGGCGTGAATAGATAGTGAAAACCCCCCGGCGGAACCCGTTAAGCGGATTGCACGGGGGGTTTTCGTCAGAATCTGCTCGATTTAGACGGAGCGGACTCCGGTGGCCTGGGGGCCCTTAGGGCTGTGGCCGATCTCAAACTCGACCTTCTGATTTTCTTCGAGGGTGCGGAAGCCCGAACCCTGGATCTCCGTGTAGTGGACAAAAACATCCGCGGAACCATCTTCAGGGGCGATGAAACCGAACCCCTTCTCCGCGTTGAACCACTTCACAGTTCCCTGTGGCATTTCTCGATCTTTCCTTTTCTTCAAGGTGCGGAGCACCGCGTTTCGGTGCCCCGGGCCCGTTGTCACCGCCATACCTCACGGAGTCGTCGGAACTTCACCCGACCGTTAACCTCGCAGGAACCGCGGGTCGCAACGTCGATCCTGCGAAGTTTTGACACGAACACAGAAGCTACGACCGCAAACAGTCAACCATGTTCATCGCCTCGGCGACAGACTTGTGTCCCTGACTGATTCTTGGAGGGTGTGACATGGCGAGTTTCGGCGGCGACCTGCTCGCTGTCGCGCTCGCCGGTACCGCTGCGGACGAGCATCCGCTGCGCCACGTCGCGGAGCTGCCGGCCCGCAGCGGCCGGCCCCATGTTTGGCCGGAATGGGCCGAACCCGACGTCGTTGCGGCCTTTGCCGACCGCGGCATCAGCACGCCGTGGTCACACCAGGCACAGGCCGCCGAATTGGCCCACGCCGGCCGTCATGTCGTGATCAGCACCGGCACCGCCTCGGGCAAGTCACTGGCCTATCAACTGCCCGTGCTCAATGCGCTGGCGACGGACCCGTTGGCCCGGGTGCTATACCTGTCGCCGACGAAGGCCCTTGGTCACGACCAGCTGCGCACCGCGTACGCACTGACCTCCGCCGTGCCGAGACTGGCCTCTCCAGATTTCGCGGTCGCGCCCACCGCCTACGACGGCGACAGCCCCGGCGAGGTGCGCCGCTTCGCCCGTGAGCGCTCCCGCTGGCTGTTTTCCAACCCCGACATGATCCACTTGTCCATTTTGCGAAACCATCCGCGCTGGGCGGTCTTGCTGCGCGGCCTCCGATTCGTGATCGTCGACGAATGCCATTACTACCGTGGCGTTTTCGGCTCGAACGTCGCGATGGTGCTGCGCCGCCTGCTGCGGCTGTGCGCACGTTACTCGGCAGCGCCCACGGTGATTTTCGCCAGCGCGACGACGGATTCGCCGGGCACGACGGCTTCCGAACTCATCGGACTGCCCGTCGCGGAGGTCACCGAAGACGGCTCACCGCAGGGTGCGCGCACCGTGGCGTTGTGGGAGCCCGCGCTGCGCACCGACGTGACCGGCGAGCACGGCGCCCCGGTACGCCGTTCCGCCGGCGTCGAGGCGGCGCGGGTGATGGCGGACCTGATCGCCGAGGGAGCCCAGACACTGACATTCGTACGCTCCCGGCGGGCGGCCGAATTGACGGCGCTGGGCGCCCGGGCGCGCCTCGATGACGTCGCCGCGGACCTATCCCAGACGGTGGCGTCCTACCGGGCCGGTTATCTCGCCGAGGACCGCAACGCCCTGGAGCGCGCGCTGGCAGAGGGCCGATTGCGCGGTTTGGCCACCACCAACGCGTTGGAGTTGGGTGTCGACATCGCCGGGCTGGATGCGGTGGTGCTCGCCGGGTTTCCCGGGACGGTGGCGTCGTTCTGGCAGCAAGCCGGCCGTTCCGGGCGCCGCGGACAGGGCGCGCTGGTGGTGTTGATCGCGCGTGACGATCCGCTGGACACGTATCTGGTGCACAATCCCGCGGCACTCCTGGGTAAACCGGTCGAACGCGTGGTGATCGACCCCGCCAACCCGTACCTTCTCGGACCCCAACTACTCTGTGCCGCAACCGAATTGCCACTCGAGGAAGCGGAAGTGCGGGAGTTCGGCGCCGGGCAAGTGGCCGAGGGCCTGGTAGACGACGGGCTGCTGCGCCGGCGCAACGGCAAGTATTTCCCCGCGCCCGGCTTAGAACCGCATGGCGCGGTGGACATCCGGGGCTCGGCGGGCGGGCAGATCGTCATCGTCGAGACCGACACGGGCCGATTGCTGGGCGGTACCGGGGTCGGTCAGGCCCCCGCGTCGGTGCACCCGGGGGCGGTTTACCTGCATCAAGGCGACAGTTACGTCGTCGATTCGCTGGATATGGAGGGCGGAATCGCCTTCGTACACGCCGAGGATCCCGGCTACGCGACGTTCGCGCGCGAAATCACCGACATCCAGGTCACCGGCAGCGGCGAGCGATCGACTTTCGGTCCGGTGACCCTGGGGGTGGTGCCGGTCAGGGTCACCCACCAGGTCGTGGGCTACCTGCGCCGGCGCCTTTCCGGGGAGGTCATCGATTTCATCGAGCTGGACATGCCCGAACAAGTCCTCGACACTACCGCGGTCATGTACACGATCACGCCGGAGGCGTTGGCACGCAACGGGATCGACGCGCCGCGGATTCCCGGCTCGTTGCACGCGGCCGAACATGCCGCCATTGGGCTGCTGCCGTTGGTGGCCAGCTGCGACCGCGGTGACATCGGCGGCATGTCCACCGCGCTCGGTCCGCTGGGCAAGCCCAGCGTTTTCGTCTACGACGGGTACCCGGGCGGGGCGGGGTTCGCCGAACGCGGTTTTCGGCAGGCACGGACCTGGTTGAGTGCGACGGCGGCAGCCATCGAAGCGTGCGAATGCCCGATGGGTTGTCCGTCCTGCGTGCAGTCCCCCAAATGCGGCAACGGCAACGACCCGTTGGACAAGGCGGGAGCTGTGCTGGTGCTGCGACTCGTCCTTGCCGAGTTGCCGTAGAGATCGCGCTGAGCAACCCTGCGGACGGCGACCGACCCCTCGACGGTCGACCTCCACGGATTCGCGTACAACAACCGCCGAATGCGTTTCCTCGCTACTGAAGATACGCCAGCGTGTTGTCTCAAAGCGCGACCATCGGCCGGTGCAGAAAACTACCAAGGCTGTGTTCTGGTTTGCAAACTTATCAGTAACCCAGCGGCGGCGAAGTCGATTCGCGGGATCATCGGCAAGGTGTTGCGCGCAGCTTTGCTGGCGCGACGACGGCGCGCCCGGAGAACCACGCCGGGCTCTCGGCGCACTAAAATCGATCGCATGGCCCACGACT
The DNA window shown above is from Mycobacterium sp. Aquia_216 and carries:
- the topA gene encoding type I DNA topoisomerase — encoded protein: MADPTVGRDSSGNGSPRRLVIVESPTKARKLAGYLGSAYIVESSRGHIRDLPRAAADVPAKFKSEPWARLGVNVDADFEPLYIISPEKKSTVTELKGLLKDVDELYLATDGDREGEAIAWHLMETLKPRIPVKRMVFHEITEPAILEAAQNPRDLDIDLVDAQETRRILDRLYGYEVSPVLWKKVAPRLSAGRVQSVATRIIVQRERDRMAFRSASYWDIVAQLDASVSDPNAQPPTFIARLTSVGGLRVATGRDFDSLGKLRKADEVTVLDEAVATELASGLRGAQLSVASVEEKPYTRRPYAPFMTSTLQQEAGRKLRFSSERTMSIAQRLYENGYITYMRTDSTTLSQSAINAARNQARQLYGDEYVSPSPRQYTRKVKNAQEAHEAIRPAGETFATPDAVRRELDGDEFRLYELIWQRTVASQMADARGTTLSLRINGLSTGSQTPTEVVFSASGRTITFAGFLKAYVETVDELAGGEADDAERRLPQLTEGQRLAALELTPDGHATNPPARFTEASLIKTLEELGIGRPSTYTSIIKTIQDRGYVHKKGSALVPSWVAFAVTGLLEQHFGRLVDYDFTAAMEDELDAIASGNEQRTNWLNNFYFGGDHGVQDSVARSGGLKKLVGVNLEGIDAREVNSIKLFDDEQGRPVYVRVGKNGPYLERPVVGDDGETKPQRANLNDSLTPDELTLEVAEELFATPQEGRSLGVDPESGHEIVAKDGRYGPYVTEVLPEPPPEDGDAAPAKKGKKPTGPKPRTGSLLRTMDLQTVTLEDALRLLSLPRVVGADPASGEEITAQNGRYGPYLKRGTDSRSLATEEQMFTITLDEALKIYAEPKRRGRQAASAPPLRELGNDPVSGKPMVVKDGRFGPYVTDGETNASLRKGDDVLSITDERAAELLADRRARGPVKRPAKKATRKAPAKKAAKRS
- the cspA gene encoding cold shock protein CspA, with protein sequence MPQGTVKWFNAEKGFGFIAPEDGSADVFVHYTEIQGSGFRTLEENQKVEFEIGHSPKGPQATGVRSV
- a CDS encoding DEAD/DEAH box helicase, yielding MASFGGDLLAVALAGTAADEHPLRHVAELPARSGRPHVWPEWAEPDVVAAFADRGISTPWSHQAQAAELAHAGRHVVISTGTASGKSLAYQLPVLNALATDPLARVLYLSPTKALGHDQLRTAYALTSAVPRLASPDFAVAPTAYDGDSPGEVRRFARERSRWLFSNPDMIHLSILRNHPRWAVLLRGLRFVIVDECHYYRGVFGSNVAMVLRRLLRLCARYSAAPTVIFASATTDSPGTTASELIGLPVAEVTEDGSPQGARTVALWEPALRTDVTGEHGAPVRRSAGVEAARVMADLIAEGAQTLTFVRSRRAAELTALGARARLDDVAADLSQTVASYRAGYLAEDRNALERALAEGRLRGLATTNALELGVDIAGLDAVVLAGFPGTVASFWQQAGRSGRRGQGALVVLIARDDPLDTYLVHNPAALLGKPVERVVIDPANPYLLGPQLLCAATELPLEEAEVREFGAGQVAEGLVDDGLLRRRNGKYFPAPGLEPHGAVDIRGSAGGQIVIVETDTGRLLGGTGVGQAPASVHPGAVYLHQGDSYVVDSLDMEGGIAFVHAEDPGYATFAREITDIQVTGSGERSTFGPVTLGVVPVRVTHQVVGYLRRRLSGEVIDFIELDMPEQVLDTTAVMYTITPEALARNGIDAPRIPGSLHAAEHAAIGLLPLVASCDRGDIGGMSTALGPLGKPSVFVYDGYPGGAGFAERGFRQARTWLSATAAAIEACECPMGCPSCVQSPKCGNGNDPLDKAGAVLVLRLVLAELP